Genomic window (Erythrolamprus reginae isolate rEryReg1 chromosome 3, rEryReg1.hap1, whole genome shotgun sequence):
tctcctttctttttctctccattctctctctttctctctctgtctcctttctgtctctctccttttctttctctctcctatctttctcctttctctgtctttttctccctctctactttctctctctctctactatctcttcctctcttctctctctcttttttaaatatctctctcctctctctcgctctccttttttctttctctctcctttctgtttctctctcctttctctctctatctctctcctttctctctctctctcattttgctttctctctcctttctctctctctctctcctttctctccgcctcttctctccctctctctcctttctcctttctctctctcctctctctctctcctttacctctctctctcctttctctcttctttttctctctctcttctctcctttttctctctcccctttctctctctctctcctttcttcctctcccctgtctgtttgtctctctctccttttgtctctctcctttcccATTTTTGCtagttaactttttaaaatgttttctgatgtttaataattaaaaaacaaactacatttAGGCTATGGTGAAGGTAAGGGtgctctgttctgggcaaagaaGTATGGTAAATGCCAAGTAAACTGGAAATTAAGCAGAGTAATCTCCCATCAATATTATGACTTCGTTTAGGAAATTATGGAGTCTAATTTCCCATCCTTTGATTCCCCATATTGAAAAAGAGGGTTGCATTGAAAAGAAAATGGCACTCAACTTTTAGTCCACTAGGTGGTGCCATAGGAAGGGGGAaagcatatacagtactgtactgtatagtaTTTCTTATTGGTTTTTAGAATGTTAGTTTAGTTTTGTTTCATAGCTTTGATACTATGGCTTATTTCTTATTTCGTCAAATTAATCTTAAGCTTAGTTAAATCTCTTTCCtcttgatatttattatttagttcattattgttgttattatcgttgttgttatcgttgttgttgttataattgtcaatacaacactgcaaatgagatcactatgctggatttcgtatttcattgcTTTTTTCAGAAATCTAATACGTACTTCTCTCAAAAGTCTGTTTTCAGGGCATAGTTGGTATAAATTCTGTACATGCGCACACGTgcattctggtttgggcactcggtgctgaAAAGATCCTCCATCATTACACTAGATCAAGCTGGTTCATAAGAATCTcacatatgagggtcgcccagaaactaatgcaccacattttttttctcagcctacaataatggtacaaatgcaaaactttagatatacattacttgaattgtcaggagtgcatgtgtaaattttgcatttcttcaggcagatagcgtagctgcagcagtgtttcgaaatggcgtctgtaagtgatgtacattacaagcagcgtgtcgtcattgaatttctcactgcggagaaagaaactgttgggaacattcacaaatgtttgtgtacagtttatggagaatgtttttagtttgttatgttttaactgttcgacttcttttactgttctgtttttatttttattgtacttatatcgttgttgaaagccgccctgagtccttcgggatagaagatagatagatagatagatagatagatagatagatagatagatagataaatgttatATGTCTCTATGTTTTATTGTGGTGCTTGTCTTGTCTCTTTTAAGACCTCTCGTACAATATTAAAATCAAATATGTaacaaaatgatagattatgtactgtcTTATTTTAAGGTTTATATATTTAATGAACGTTTttctataaacaaacaaacaaacaaataaataaatctgcagtcgacagaagtacggttagtcgctgggccatagaacgggacgaagattacgtggaaaaatagagagtgtagaagaaacataattctttcttgtttgtaagtttcattgtgtgcAATAAATAATtactgaagggaaaaaaatgtggtgcattactttctgggcgaccctcgtacatgaACGTGGGATAGAGCGCACATTGTGATAGCTTGGCACCGCTTTCATGATTCTGAGAGGATCATTGGATTCCAGAAATAGCTATGGCTCATCAATGCACTGTCAAAAGTCAAGATGGAGATCGTGACAGTCAGTGGTGGCAGGAACCCACTGGTGATGCAATTTTTGAAGTTTTTTTTTCTGGTGTCAGAAGAATCCCTCCCACCCGCCCTCGTATTAATGTtcacctttattcttcatcccaagcacagctgagaagctccttctcaagggggggggggggggaattgccaaAGATtgtgtcatcagtgggttcctactggtgcggctctctggaccacaccgTAGGAACTCACAACTGGTGACAGTGTATCCAAAGCTGCCACTTTGACTTTTctgatacaaacacacacacacacacacacacacaaacacacacatacagagagagagacatacagtggtacctctacttaagaacacctctacttaagcacttttctagataagaaccgagtgttcaagattttttttgcctcttcttaagaaccattttctacttaagaacccgagcccggaaaaatttcccaggaaatttgagagtggcacgaaggcccagccagtttcctgcctcgCACCAgcacccctcttagcagtagcgactgcaaaagagacctcggagtcttggtggataatcaactaaacatgagccaacaatatgcagcagcagctaaaaaagccaacacaatcctaagctgcatcaacagggggatacactccaagaccagggaagtcttaataccactctactatgccctgatcagaccacacctggagtactgtgttcagttctggtcaccgcacttcaaaagagacagtgaaactctggagaaggtgcaaaaaagatcaaccaagatgattaagggactggaaatcaagacttacgaagagagactgagggaactgggcatggatagcctagagaaaaggagggccagggtggacatgatagcagtctacaagtatacgaggggatgtaacagagaggaggggatcactttattcttcagggcaccagagggccggatgaggaataacggctggaagctgaccaaggagagattcaacatggagagaaggaggaacttcctgatggtcagagcgatccaccaatggaacaacctaccagcggacgttgtgaactccaaccctctggacatttttaagagaagattgaactgccacttgactggtgtgctatagggttcctgcttgggcagggggttggacttgatggccttcatggtccctttcaactctaacaataaataaaaaaataaatatgggaggtgcatgcttctcctcgctgtctcagagtccctcttttttttttaaaggcttaaagttttggatttttttgattcccctcgtctcatcttcttccttcagcagcaactgtcctcctcctcttcttcctcctccacctcccacccatattctgagcttttatttcttccctaatgggtttgctcacattatttgcttttacattgattcctatgggaaaaattgcttctacatacaaacatttctacttaagaacctggtcacggaacgaattaagttcttaagtagaggtaccactgtagttccacAAATGCCCCTGCtctggaaataagaaagaaatgttAAACTACGGAGTCAGTTTGGGGCAAATTGCTGTCTTTCTTTGTAACCCAGCACTTCAGGATATTATCTAACGTTTTATCCTCAAATTACCTCATCCGCTTGAAGGGAGGGTCAGCCATCTTTGCTTTTATTCAAGCCAAAGAAAAGGTAATGATTAGCCCCAAAATAGAGGACTGATCAAAAGAAATGGAATCGAATTGCACGGTgctggtttttattatttttattttttggcttgaCCTTAGCTTCACTTTGGGCCTTCAAAAGCTTTGATAAAATCCAGGAACGATGGCAAATTGGTTTTAAATGCCACGGACAAAAGGAATTGACTGCCCAGGCAATGGGAACTTTGGCCTCCTAAAACAGAAGAACAAAACCTCTTTTCTATGCCATTTGAAAGTAAACCAATTAAATTCAATTCCTGCTTGAAATGGAAAACGGTAGAGTAATTATGGCATTGTAGCCGGACATTTTGGGGAACAAAAAGCAAGTTTTGACCCCTTTCAAAAAAGAAGGATGAGAAAATGAGAAGAGGACAGGCTAGGCCTCTTCTGTAGGGCCTTCAAGAAATGACATTTTGACTCAAAGCAGCAAAAGTTCTTGCATTAAGGCTGAGCTGAAATTTCGTGAACGTTTCAATGGACATCTTACTGTAAATTAGCTAGGCGTAGGAGAGTTAGCAAAGATTTGTTATGAAATAAAGACAGAACTATATAAATAGCCTATAAGGTTTTATGACATCATACTGGTATTTATGGGTTTAAAAATATTCAAGACGGTTGGATCATTGTGGCAACGCATCTGATGTTCTGTTTGCAAAGCTTGACAGTGTTGGATGGCCACAATAATGGAACaaacagaatagagctggaagggaccttagaggtcttacagtccaaccccctgctcaaataggagatcCTATACCCAAATGAGGGTTTCTTACTTACCGCCACTACTGGTGCAATGTGCATCtgagatttagctttactagataagtggtcaaagcaatggaaactgcagtttaatgtttccaaatgtaaaataatgcacttggggaaaaggaatcctcaatctgagtattgtattggaagctctgtgttagcaaaaacttcagaagagaaggatttaggggtagtgacttctgacagtctcaaaatgggtgaacagtgcagtcaggtggtagggaaagcaagtagaatgcttggctgcatagctagaggtataacaagcaggaagagggaggttgtgatcccgctatatagagcgctggtgagaccacatttggaatactgtgttcagttctggagacctcacctacaaaaagatattgataaaattgaacgggtccaaagacgggctataagaatggtggaaggtcttaagcataaaacgtatcaggaaagacttcatgaactcaatctggataatctggaggacagaaggaaaaggggggacatgatagaagcatttaataaatatatgaaagggttaaataaggttgaggagggaagtgtttttaataggaaagtgaacacaagaacaagggggcaaaatctgaggttagttgggggaaagatcagacgtaacgtgagaaaatattattttagagtagtagatgcttggaacaaacttccagtggacgtggttggtaaatccacagtaactgaatttaaacatgactgggataaacatagatccatcctaaaataaactacaggaaacagtataaaggcagattagatggaccatgaggtctttttctgccgtcaatcttctatgtttctatgtttttattgtgGTGGCATTTCGACTTCTGCTGCCTTGTGGGGTCTGAGATCGACCCAGTGATACCGGCACTTTTTGGGGGGCCTAATCCTCCAGCTAGCCAGGCCACAGTTAGTACccttgagcaaggtaccacatatactgtacctgtgcagtttgtttttcttgcctaaatgtagaaccttacttttttcaccattgaatttcatttggggtgacttgatcaaagtgtataaaatcatgcatggaatagaaaatgtggatagaaaaaaattcttttctctatcacacaatgctaggacgagggggcactccctaaagctcataggtaagaaagtgaggacaaataaagggaagtactgtatttcttcacccagagggtcattggtttatggaattcacttccagaagaggtcatgacagctgtaagcctagatagcttcaaggcaggattagacagattcatggatgccaagtgtatcataggtggttattgaaacggatgtcctgcctctatgttggttgaggcagacaggattcccttgggtaccatttgttgggggtccagggaaaggggtttttttgccttctccttctgctcaagatccccatggacaattggtgggccactatgtgacacagaatgctggacttgatgggctttggcttgattcagcatggctattcttatgttcttatttggtagGTGAAATCCTCAGAAATAGCTCCATGTGTCATTCTTGGCTTTTGTGGCCTGAAGctaattcagtgtttttcaatctttttttttcaaccttggcaactttaagacgtatgGATTTCTAAATTGTCTCTTTGTTGCATGGGTCTTTCCCCAGAATGTCATCACCACTGTTACTACCACATCACCACCTGTCATCTCTTCAGTGACGGAAGTCTACACACgaacacagtactgtacatgGCCGTGTGAATGTCCAACGACGACACCTCTCTGTCCCGCAGGGGTCAGTCTGCTCACAGATGGATGTGAGTGTTGTAAGATGTGCGCCAAGCAAATCGGGGAGAAGTGCAATGAGGCGGACATCTGTGATACTCACAGGGGCCTGTACTGTGACTACAGCAGAGATGCACCTAGGTACGAAATAGGAGTGTGCGCACGTAAGTGaagtaaatatgttttttttgttattttgaaaAGGCAAAGCATTGGCTCACATGttgtgatgggcgaacccaacggtgttcgagtTCAgcaagtttggccgaattttccgcaaaattcagccgaacccgaaccgaacccaaactcgaacccgaacggggaatccctcccacgaagagattccggggacggagctttgacaacacaggaaggttgctaaggatgccaaggtgatcacttccttagcaacctgccaaggtgatcacgtccttagcaacctgccggtgacgtcaaagctccacccccggaatctcttcatgggagggattccccagctccttcaaagggaggtcttcatgtaaaaataaacattgttatttttatgaaaaaggacaccgcagcggcgctgcaagcaaagggcggtcatttcatgtaaaaataaacatgtttgaaaattcaaaacaatgttctttatcacaaaattcaaaataaacaaagcactctttttgtattgcaaagagcactcatcccaaaacaactgggtagtctgtataatttcccttaagtagtcattaagtacttagctagcagctgtgaagaaacttcacaccccttcttcttccaacgaagtgagacacacacacacgttgctctgctttcttttcaaaggcgtgaaaaagcaacaaagtccataaaacacaggattcctgacgaactgtgatcagatattcttctacaatggccaaacccacatgctgctatttatagcagcagccctaattacttgagccccacccaaacacaggtggcctcccttatttcctgtaatatgctcttacttggtctcttctacgcataattccgtgcttgcgtgggtccaaaatgtcatcatttgaagctatagaagataaagaagattgactgccttggctgtgtgccaagccctcctctgctgagtcactcccaccttcttcttcatccgaggaaactaaactctgaactgattctgttggcaataacacaggcctgtgacatgttgaattttcccctgcatccacctccctactccctggggcaggagctgggctagagccaaccacaacactccctctctctttccctccctctttcccactttctctctttccctccatctcttgctttccctccctccctctttccccttctctttctcttttactgATGCTCCTTGTTGTCCCTATAGAAATAGTTGGCGTGGGCTGTCTTCTCAATGGCATCCGGTACAAGACTGGGGACAACTTCCAGCCCAATTGCAAATACAACTGCACCTGCATCAACGGGGCTGTGGGTTGCATCCCACTGTGTACTGACTCCAAGCCCCCCCTCGTTTGGTGCCCAAACCCGAAGCTGATTAAGGTCAAGGGTGAATGCTGCGAAGAATGGGCCTGTGACTATTCCAAGAAAACCAGGAAGACGTCTCCACGGCACACCTCTTCAGCAGGTAAGGAGTAAGAGAAGCCAAGCAAATTAAGAGGTGCTTTTTTTCGagcggcaactggactttccttgtTGTTGCTTGGTTTTGTTCTTCAATGAGAAGCCAAACGTCTTAacacaaaaacaaagaaagttgccttttgaaaaagcatctccacccttgacaactttaagacgtgtggacttcactcccagaatttgtctcacattggtctaacacatggcaacttcaaatatcaaccagcaaatgttctaccctccacataggcaaaaagattccaaacctcatatataaactgaataaacaaaatctcacagccaacccccactcaggaaaagaccttggaatactaatgtcaaatgacctaagtgctaaagcccactgcaacaatatcgccaaaaaaggcttctagagttgttaacctgatcctatgcagcttctgctctggcaatctcacactagaaacatagaaacatagaagtctgacggcagaaaaagacctcctggtccatctagtctgcccttatactattttctgtattttatcttatgatggatataagtttatcccaggcatgtttaaattcagttactgtggatttatctatcacggcctataaaacttttgccagacacatccttgaatacagttcatctgtctggaacccataccacatctcggacatcaacacccttgaatatgtccaaagatacttcaccagaagagcccttcactcctccactcgaaacagaatgccctacgaaagcagactatcaatcctaggtctagaaagcttagaactacgtcgcctaaaacacgatctaagttttgcccacaagatcatatgctgcaaggttctacctgtcaatgactatttcagcttcaatcgcaacaacacaagagcacgcaacagattcaaacttaatattaaccgcaccaaacttgactgtaaaaaatatgacttcagcagccgagttgtcgaagcatggaactcattacctgactcagtagtgtcaacccctaacccccaacattcttcccttagactatccatggttgacctctccaggttccttagaggtcagtaagggatatgcataagtgcaccaatgtgccttccgtcccctgtccaattgtctctccttatctcatttatcttttcttcctttcaaatattttcacctatacttttatatcttttcttctattcttttctttatttatattattacatatctattctcttcaatgtgtattatgtattggacaaaataagtgtgaagtccacacgtcttaaagttgccaaggttggagatccctgatttGGATGGCAGAACTGAAGAAGCATTTTGGATGAGGAACACAATGTTTTCAACAAAAAGAAAGTCCTGTTGTCTCCTGAAAAAAAGTATATTTAGGACAATCATGCCTTGGATGAGTAAGGATTTCCATAGACATTCTCTTCATAAGACTGGTAACAAAACTTCAACTGATCTCATCCATGCCTTCGTTTGTCAGTTTATGGAGGAGAAATTGAAACATGGCAGAAGAACTGTATCCTGCAAACATCTTCCTGGAGCCCTTGTTCCACGACTTGTGGAATGGGCATCTCCATAAGGATCTCAAATGACAACGCCCAGTGCCAGTTTATGAAAGAGAGCCGGCTCTGCAATCTGCGTCCCTGCGAGGTGGACCTCACCAGGCTTATTAAGGTATCTCCTATGTATGACTAGGTCAATTAGGTTAGTACTACGGGGgtagacaaagaaatggaaacacttgactttttggcatcataatgtttgaacatgttcaaatcaatcaaaacttgacatattttaatgtttgtttgcattttaattctgttatttgatatttttttaaaaactacctttttattttacagaaatttaaggaaattggttataaccttctagaaatggcagacctctcagactttcaaagaggccaaattgttggtgctcgaatggcaggtgctagtgtaacagaaagtgcccgaatgtttggcgtttcaagaggtcatgtctcaaaagtcatgtctgcttttgaaagagaagggaaaatgtcctcagccaagcacaggtctggtcgaaagtcggagatgtctgagagagaccgtcggactctaaagcgaattgttagagcggatcgcaagactgcagctcctaaaatcactgcagagctcaatagacaggtATAGAACCcaatttccacaaaaactgtttgaagggagcttcacaaatctggattccacggaagagctgcaaggtgtttacatttttttgtccaccccctgtatgtacaatacagttgggtttgcagtatataaacaagctaacaatgaatgcttgtatgtattgaagaaCTATAagagggatggcaaacctttttttccttgggtgccgaaagagtgtgtgtgcgtgctatcacacatgcgcgaatgcccatgcccataatttaaTGCGTGGGGGTGGCGACAATGGCCTCCCCCGCACTCCACCtgaaggccttctggaggcctaaaacagcccatttcccaaactctggtgggcctggtaggcctgtttttttgcctccccaggctccagaggcaaaaatgcccttccccatcccgtgccataagtttgccacgagtgtgctagtcattcctgactctagggggcggtgttcatctctgtttcaaaccCAAAGAGCCAGCGCGGTCTGAAGGCATctctatggtcatgtggccagcataactAAATGCTAAAGGCgcacagaacgctgttaccttcccacataaggtggtccctatttttctactcgcATTTGTTAAGTTCTTTCAAACTgcgacaagtaatgggagctcactccattatgagGCGTTAGGGATTCAAACCACCAA
Coding sequences:
- the CCN4 gene encoding CCN family member 4 is translated as MKWLLPWLLVIGSILQNVITTVTTTSPPVISSVTEVYTRTQYCTWPCECPTTTPLCPAGVSLLTDGCECCKMCAKQIGEKCNEADICDTHRGLYCDYSRDAPRYEIGVCAQIVGVGCLLNGIRYKTGDNFQPNCKYNCTCINGAVGCIPLCTDSKPPLVWCPNPKLIKVKGECCEEWACDYSKKTRKTSPRHTSSAVYGGEIETWQKNCILQTSSWSPCSTTCGMGISIRISNDNAQCQFMKESRLCNLRPCEVDLTRLIKPGKKCLAVYREEDPMNYTLSGCASRIRYRPKYCGLCLDDRCCNPYKSKTIEVNFHCPDGTEFSRKVMWINACFCNLSCKNPNDIFADLAHYHDYSEIAN